The Caballeronia sp. TF1N1 genome includes a window with the following:
- a CDS encoding tripartite tricarboxylate transporter permease, with amino-acid sequence MEPLVQQLLVALSMGLIGAVVFAGIGLISGTDETTTLAPLTLLVVLLGVPPVGVFSFFMAGAVSKHMTHAIPTALLGIPGDTLATPLLQQATMLRNLGVPHIALRKMISGAIIAAFVAVPLAVLFAVLLAPFGPVITKAAPWVFLAAAIAIAYFSSGRWASVLLLVPFVLLIIGLQALTGKYGVKLSVSYFLGIAIGPLIADLFSILSPVGRTHMRRDRPRTFSLAPDVKGWSGYFPNPLKVLDGQQRGWVVATAAISSATFVFSPVAMTVVLGELVGSRVKHAYHRLTTVISARNGVTEATYIAEALIPLIAFGLPLSPVAAGPAAPLFNAPPRFTVDTATGHINNLHTMMTTWQFLGFGLLAVVLAALVAYPLSMNYAHRAASFVARKLSHEAIIATFVGLIVVISVWEGQLLGLLVILTVGLIGGLLSRLFGFNTGVQFMGYYTAVLSVPAITKLFGG; translated from the coding sequence ATGGAACCGCTCGTTCAACAACTGCTCGTCGCGCTGTCGATGGGTCTCATCGGCGCGGTCGTCTTTGCGGGCATCGGCCTCATCTCGGGCACGGACGAAACCACCACGCTCGCGCCGCTTACGCTGCTCGTCGTGTTGCTGGGTGTGCCGCCCGTCGGCGTGTTCTCGTTCTTCATGGCGGGCGCGGTCTCCAAGCACATGACACACGCGATACCCACCGCGCTGCTCGGCATTCCCGGCGACACGCTCGCCACGCCGCTTCTGCAACAAGCGACGATGCTGCGCAATCTCGGCGTGCCGCACATTGCGCTGCGCAAGATGATCTCGGGCGCGATCATCGCGGCATTCGTCGCGGTCCCGCTCGCGGTGCTGTTCGCCGTGCTGCTCGCACCGTTCGGGCCGGTCATCACGAAGGCCGCGCCGTGGGTGTTTCTGGCGGCGGCCATTGCCATTGCATACTTTTCGTCGGGACGCTGGGCTTCGGTGCTGCTGCTCGTGCCGTTCGTGCTTTTGATCATCGGCTTGCAGGCGCTCACGGGCAAATACGGCGTCAAGCTCTCGGTTAGCTACTTTCTCGGCATCGCCATCGGGCCGCTTATCGCCGATCTCTTTTCGATACTCTCGCCCGTGGGCCGCACGCATATGCGGCGCGATCGTCCGCGCACGTTTTCGCTCGCGCCCGATGTAAAGGGCTGGAGCGGTTACTTCCCGAATCCGCTGAAGGTGCTCGATGGCCAGCAACGCGGCTGGGTCGTCGCGACCGCCGCCATCTCCAGCGCGACCTTCGTGTTCAGCCCGGTCGCGATGACGGTCGTGCTCGGCGAACTCGTCGGCTCGCGCGTGAAGCATGCGTATCACCGGCTCACGACCGTGATTTCGGCGCGTAACGGTGTGACCGAGGCCACGTATATCGCCGAGGCGCTGATTCCGCTCATTGCTTTCGGTCTGCCGCTGAGTCCGGTGGCGGCGGGACCGGCCGCGCCGCTCTTCAACGCGCCGCCGCGCTTTACCGTGGATACCGCGACGGGTCACATCAACAATCTTCACACGATGATGACGACCTGGCAGTTTCTCGGCTTCGGCTTGCTTGCGGTGGTGCTGGCGGCGCTCGTGGCCTATCCGCTGTCGATGAACTACGCGCATCGCGCGGCGTCGTTCGTCGCACGCAAGCTGAGTCACGAGGCGATCATCGCGACCTTCGTCGGCTTGATCGTGGTGATCAGCGTGTGGGAAGGGCAACTGCTCGGGCTGCTCGTGATCCTGACCGTGGGGCTGATCGGCGGACTATTGTCGCGCTTATTCGGCTTCAACACCGGCGTGCAGTTCATGGGCTACTACACGGCGGTCCTGAGCGTGCCGGCCATCACGAAGCTCTTCGGCGGCTAG